One Burkholderiales bacterium genomic region harbors:
- a CDS encoding tripartite tricarboxylate transporter substrate binding protein: MKRLSCVLSMLFAGVAYAQEYPAKTVRILVPFAAGGSTDVLARLVADHFNKTKTGSFIVDNRPGATGTIAGAIIANSAPDGHTLIMHSVSTYIAGYLYRKIGYDHAHAFAPIINLSVNPFILVSASSLPVKNVKELVALAKRRPGELTYGTVGVGSGSHLVAEMINVATGMKTVPVPYKGSSPTMIALATGEVVFTVNNILDTKPFVNQGRMRALAVTGPKRSPAMSDVPTLLESGVNVEANLWTGLFAPAGTPPAILNKLNGEIAKMMDTPQMKEWLLTSLGGEYPPNTPDQFAAFVATDSGRWQKIVKELNLKLD; this comes from the coding sequence GTTCGCCGCGGGGGGATCCACCGACGTGCTGGCTCGCCTCGTCGCGGATCACTTCAACAAGACGAAGACCGGCTCGTTCATCGTCGACAACCGCCCGGGCGCGACCGGCACCATCGCCGGCGCGATCATCGCGAACAGCGCGCCCGACGGTCACACGCTCATCATGCATTCGGTGAGCACCTACATCGCGGGCTATCTCTATCGCAAGATCGGCTACGACCACGCGCACGCGTTCGCGCCCATCATCAATCTGTCGGTGAACCCGTTCATCCTGGTGTCGGCGTCCAGCCTGCCGGTGAAGAACGTCAAGGAGCTCGTCGCGCTGGCGAAGCGCAGGCCGGGCGAGCTCACCTACGGCACGGTCGGCGTCGGCAGCGGCTCGCATCTCGTCGCCGAGATGATCAACGTGGCCACCGGCATGAAGACGGTCCCGGTTCCTTACAAGGGTTCGTCCCCGACGATGATCGCGCTCGCCACCGGCGAAGTCGTGTTCACCGTCAACAACATTCTCGATACCAAGCCGTTCGTCAATCAGGGGCGGATGCGCGCGCTGGCGGTGACCGGGCCGAAGCGCTCGCCGGCGATGAGCGACGTGCCGACGCTGCTCGAATCGGGCGTGAACGTCGAAGCGAACCTCTGGACCGGTCTCTTCGCGCCGGCCGGCACGCCGCCGGCGATCCTCAACAAGCTCAACGGCGAGATCGCGAAGATGATGGATACGCCGCAGATGAAGGAGTGGCTGCTGACGAGCCTCGGCGGCGAATATCCGCCGAACACGCCGGATCAGTTCGCGGCGTTCGTCGCGACCGACAGCGGGCGCTGGCAGAAGATCGTGAAGGAGCTCAACCTCAAGCTCGACTAG
- a CDS encoding tripartite tricarboxylate transporter substrate binding protein, with protein MTLKWIPDPFGCRRSGMTILCSAILGASAAIAAQGNDSAATYPQRPVRFVIGFTPGGQPDLTARLLAVKLTESLGQQVVIENRPGAGGTIGTKIVAEATPDGHTLLSVSSSYVITPSIYAKLPYDPKRDLAGITTTASAPYVLVVSNALGVKTVQDLVAAAKAKPGQLNFASAGVGSGLHLAAEVFVAAAQIQAAHIPYKGVGEALTDTIAGRTQFVVTPPPTLGTVVKDGKLRALAVTGKQRSATYPDVPTMSESGFPGYEWYAWAGMLAPSRTPRAIVEKLNRHIHAALAMADIRQRYAAMGSEPAPRSPEEFDRMIASEMARIAAIARKAGIRAE; from the coding sequence ATGACTCTAAAATGGATTCCCGATCCCTTCGGCTGCCGCCGGTCGGGAATGACGATTCTTTGCTCGGCGATTCTGGGCGCGAGCGCCGCAATCGCCGCGCAGGGTAACGATTCCGCCGCGACCTACCCCCAGCGCCCCGTGCGCTTCGTCATCGGCTTCACGCCGGGAGGGCAGCCCGACCTCACCGCGCGGCTGCTCGCGGTGAAGCTGACCGAATCGCTCGGCCAGCAGGTCGTCATCGAGAACCGTCCCGGCGCCGGCGGAACGATCGGCACGAAGATCGTCGCGGAGGCGACGCCCGACGGGCACACGCTGCTGTCGGTGTCTTCGTCGTACGTGATCACGCCTTCGATCTACGCGAAGCTTCCGTACGATCCGAAGCGAGACCTCGCGGGCATCACGACGACCGCGAGCGCGCCTTACGTGCTCGTGGTGTCGAATGCGCTGGGCGTGAAGACGGTGCAGGACCTCGTCGCGGCCGCGAAGGCGAAACCGGGGCAGCTCAACTTCGCCTCGGCGGGCGTGGGCAGCGGGCTGCATCTCGCCGCCGAAGTCTTCGTCGCGGCCGCGCAGATCCAGGCCGCCCACATCCCGTACAAAGGCGTCGGCGAAGCGCTGACCGACACCATCGCGGGACGCACGCAGTTCGTGGTCACGCCGCCGCCCACGCTCGGCACGGTGGTGAAGGACGGCAAGCTCCGCGCGCTCGCGGTGACCGGCAAGCAGCGCTCGGCAACCTATCCAGATGTCCCTACGATGTCGGAGTCGGGGTTCCCCGGCTACGAGTGGTATGCGTGGGCGGGCATGCTCGCGCCTTCGCGCACGCCGCGGGCGATCGTGGAGAAGCTCAACCGCCACATCCACGCCGCGCTCGCCATGGCGGACATCCGGCAGCGCTACGCCGCGATGGGCTCCGAGCCCGCGCCTCGCTCTCCTGAAGAATTCGACCGCATGATCGCGTCCGAGATGGCGCGCATCGCGGCGATCGCACGCAAGGCGGGTATTCGAGCGGAGTAG
- a CDS encoding GGDEF domain-containing protein — translation MKTTTPGDGGRFRLLRYFAIASLVGVVLAGAGFGLFFRGTALKQIVRMGEDNNVALARALAGSLRPYYAPLIAGKSPDAPRLSRELEQIVRETVRDTRVVKVSLYDPAGRTVYTSNADVGPDEAAAPGFIDALAGNVSTQLDRPSAFDITGLALAEPSVLTTHVPVRASGSDKVDAVFALSSDATPFFEQIRHTQIALRYASAAVLISLFGILFLVARRADKVIKTQDDQRQRDADTIRHLAQHDELTGLPGRKLFADRLALALARARRNKTAAAVMFIDLDNFKEVNDTFGHTVGDRVLVGAGRLLRAALRTSDTVARLGGDEFTIIVENVADAQSVETVAEKIRSAFMPPVVVADGEAVFVTPSIGIALYPRDAVEPEALMNAADAAMYDAKAAGRDAYSFYGEKPKARVEEPVTSA, via the coding sequence GTGAAAACGACAACACCCGGGGACGGCGGCCGCTTCAGGCTGCTGCGCTATTTCGCGATCGCAAGCCTCGTCGGCGTCGTGCTCGCGGGCGCGGGCTTCGGTCTCTTCTTTCGCGGAACGGCGTTGAAGCAAATCGTCCGGATGGGCGAGGACAACAACGTCGCCCTCGCACGCGCGCTGGCCGGCTCGCTCCGGCCCTATTACGCGCCGCTCATCGCCGGCAAATCGCCGGACGCGCCGCGCCTCTCGCGAGAGCTTGAGCAGATCGTCCGGGAGACGGTGCGCGACACCCGCGTCGTCAAGGTCAGCCTCTACGACCCGGCGGGCCGCACGGTCTATACCAGCAACGCGGACGTGGGCCCCGACGAAGCGGCCGCGCCCGGTTTCATCGATGCGCTGGCAGGCAACGTGAGCACGCAGCTCGACCGGCCGTCGGCGTTCGACATCACGGGCCTCGCGCTCGCCGAGCCGAGCGTGCTGACGACGCACGTGCCGGTCCGCGCGTCCGGATCGGACAAGGTGGACGCGGTGTTCGCCCTGTCGAGCGACGCCACGCCCTTCTTCGAGCAGATCAGGCACACGCAGATCGCGCTGCGCTACGCCTCCGCGGCGGTGCTGATATCGCTGTTCGGCATCCTCTTCCTCGTGGCGAGGCGTGCCGACAAGGTCATCAAGACGCAGGACGACCAGCGCCAGCGCGACGCCGACACCATCCGTCATCTCGCGCAGCACGACGAGCTCACCGGCCTTCCGGGCCGCAAGCTCTTCGCGGACCGCCTCGCGCTGGCGCTGGCCCGCGCCCGGCGCAACAAGACGGCGGCGGCGGTGATGTTCATCGACCTCGACAACTTCAAGGAAGTGAACGACACGTTCGGACACACAGTCGGCGACAGGGTGCTGGTCGGCGCGGGCAGGCTGCTGCGCGCCGCGCTGCGCACGAGCGACACCGTGGCGCGCCTCGGGGGCGACGAGTTCACGATCATCGTCGAGAACGTAGCCGACGCGCAGTCGGTCGAGACCGTCGCGGAAAAGATCCGCAGCGCCTTCATGCCGCCGGTCGTGGTCGCGGACGGCGAAGCGGTGTTCGTCACGCCGAGCATCGGCATCGCGCTGTACCCGCGCGACGCGGTCGAACCGGAGGCGCTCATGAACGCCGCCGACGCGGCGATGTACGACGCCAAGGCCGCGGGGCGCGACGCCTACAGCTTCTACGGCGAGAAGCCCAAGGCCCGCGTCGAGGAACCGGTCACGAGCGCGTGA
- a CDS encoding CoA transferase: MPGALDDITVLDLGQVIAMPMCTMLLADMGARVIKVESRERGADRMSIGIPRTVDGKRERVHAAQYRERNKLGVTLDLKHPTGVALLKELVRKADVLCENFSVGAMARLGLGYDDLERVNPRLVYASITAFGQHGPYARHRGYDMLAQALSGYMSITGFPDNPPTRSGQSISDYYAGMLCAFSIVSALRYRDRTGKGQHIDIALLDSMLVCLDNLGERYTVGGELLTRAGNVSFGGSASGVYPTTDGHVAIAASTSDLVWRRFAKEIGRPDLASDPDFATVPARRDNQKRVVEVIEGWTRTRAKSQVVQALSEAGVPAAPVNNVAEMIADPQVRAREMFVEREHPLYGKLTITGTPLKLSQTPGRIDRLAPVPGEHNEEIFVGMLGHSKEELARWKDEGII; this comes from the coding sequence ATGCCAGGCGCGCTCGACGACATCACCGTGCTCGACCTGGGCCAGGTCATCGCGATGCCGATGTGCACCATGCTCCTCGCCGACATGGGCGCGCGCGTGATCAAGGTGGAATCCAGAGAGCGCGGCGCCGACCGCATGTCGATCGGCATTCCGCGCACGGTCGACGGCAAGCGCGAGCGCGTGCACGCCGCGCAGTACCGGGAGCGCAACAAGCTCGGCGTCACGCTCGACCTGAAGCATCCGACCGGCGTCGCGCTCCTGAAAGAGCTCGTCAGGAAAGCCGACGTGCTCTGCGAGAACTTCAGCGTCGGCGCGATGGCGCGGCTGGGCCTCGGTTACGACGACCTCGAGCGCGTGAACCCGCGCCTCGTCTACGCCTCGATCACCGCCTTCGGACAGCACGGGCCTTATGCCCGTCATCGCGGCTACGACATGCTCGCGCAGGCGCTGTCGGGCTACATGAGCATCACCGGCTTCCCCGACAACCCGCCGACCCGCTCGGGGCAGTCGATCTCCGATTACTACGCCGGGATGCTGTGTGCGTTCAGCATCGTCTCGGCCCTGCGCTACCGCGACCGCACCGGCAAGGGCCAGCACATCGACATCGCGCTGCTCGACAGCATGCTCGTCTGCCTCGACAACCTCGGCGAGCGCTACACCGTCGGCGGCGAGCTCCTCACGCGCGCGGGCAACGTGTCGTTCGGCGGCTCGGCGTCGGGTGTGTATCCGACGACCGACGGTCACGTCGCGATCGCCGCGAGCACGAGCGACCTCGTGTGGCGGCGCTTCGCCAAGGAGATCGGCAGGCCCGATCTCGCGAGCGATCCCGATTTCGCGACCGTGCCCGCGCGCCGCGACAACCAGAAGCGCGTGGTGGAGGTGATCGAGGGCTGGACCCGCACGCGCGCCAAATCGCAGGTCGTCCAGGCGCTGTCCGAAGCGGGCGTTCCCGCGGCGCCGGTCAACAACGTCGCCGAGATGATCGCCGACCCGCAGGTGCGGGCGCGCGAGATGTTCGTCGAGCGCGAGCACCCCCTGTACGGCAAGCTCACGATCACCGGGACGCCTTTGAAGCTCTCGCAAACGCCGGGCCGCATCGACCGGCTCGCGCCCGTACCCGGCGAGCACAACGAAGAGATCTTCGTCGGCATGCTCGGACACTCGAAGGAGGAGCTGGCGCGATGGAAAGACGAAGGGATTATCTAG
- a CDS encoding tripartite tricarboxylate transporter substrate binding protein — protein MQVVKLICGVASVLATANAYSQAYPSKPIRIVVPFAAGGPSDITARTIGPRMTELLGVPIIVDNRGGANGVIGVENAIRSAPDGYTLLESTSSITAINMVTYGDKPPYDTLRDLQPLTSLMFTTSLIVLHPSMPPKTLKELVALAKARPGQITFGSAGTGGTLHFGIEMLQREAGIKLTHVPFKGAGPAVTDLVGGQINAMFVDLPVISPYVKSGKVKALAVTSTERSQYFPDIPTTKEAGYPGVEMTNCYGMLAPAKTPKEIVAKLHDALVKTIATPSVRERFMSLGADPKTMSPDEFTRFIRADIEKWGKLAKSAGIVIER, from the coding sequence ATGCAGGTAGTGAAGTTGATCTGCGGCGTGGCATCGGTACTCGCCACAGCGAACGCGTATTCCCAGGCGTACCCGTCCAAACCCATCCGCATCGTCGTGCCCTTCGCGGCGGGCGGGCCGTCGGACATCACCGCGCGCACCATCGGCCCGCGCATGACCGAGCTGCTCGGCGTGCCGATCATCGTCGACAATCGCGGCGGTGCGAACGGCGTGATCGGCGTCGAGAACGCGATCCGGTCGGCCCCTGACGGTTACACCCTGCTCGAATCCACGTCGAGCATCACCGCTATCAACATGGTGACTTACGGCGACAAGCCGCCGTACGACACGCTGCGCGACCTCCAGCCGCTGACCTCGCTCATGTTCACGACCAGCCTGATCGTGCTGCACCCGTCGATGCCGCCGAAGACGCTGAAGGAGCTCGTGGCGCTCGCGAAAGCCCGGCCGGGCCAGATCACGTTCGGCTCGGCGGGCACCGGCGGCACGCTGCACTTCGGCATCGAGATGCTCCAGCGCGAGGCGGGGATCAAGCTCACGCACGTGCCGTTCAAGGGCGCGGGGCCGGCCGTCACCGACCTGGTCGGCGGCCAGATCAACGCCATGTTCGTCGACCTGCCGGTGATCTCGCCGTACGTGAAGTCCGGCAAGGTGAAGGCGCTCGCCGTCACCAGCACCGAGCGCTCGCAATACTTCCCGGACATCCCGACGACGAAGGAAGCCGGTTACCCCGGCGTCGAGATGACCAACTGCTACGGCATGCTCGCGCCGGCGAAGACGCCGAAGGAGATCGTGGCGAAGCTGCACGACGCGCTGGTGAAGACCATCGCGACGCCGAGCGTGCGCGAGCGCTTCATGAGCCTGGGCGCCGATCCCAAGACGATGTCGCCCGACGAGTTCACGCGCTTCATCAGGGCCGACATCGAGAAGTGGGGCAAGCTCGCGAAGTCGGCGGGGATCGTGATCGAACGCTGA
- a CDS encoding tripartite tricarboxylate transporter substrate binding protein, which yields MTVIARSAKRDVAISWRTIVFAVAAFALVSSVHAQPFPQRPVRIIVAFTSGTAADIVARQLAEKLTGSFGKQVVVENRDGASGTIGAGLAAGATPDGHTMLIASTSIVVSPLLIKNLPYDVFRDFAPVASIATFPTVLVTGTQVAASSPSELIAYARANPRKLNYGTAGRGSASHLSAELMRSMANLEIVEVPYRVTAQALGDTISGQVAMYFPNLAAAVPNIKAGRLKALAVTSAKRTQAAPDIPTMAETLPGYEAASWYGLIVPSRTPKAVVGTLNTHVVKALQLPDVQQRFLNLGGDIASGSADELARTMKNGAQKWAKLVREIETQGR from the coding sequence ATGACTGTCATCGCGAGGAGCGCGAAGCGCGACGTGGCGATCTCGTGGCGCACGATCGTATTCGCCGTCGCGGCGTTCGCGCTGGTCTCGTCCGTACACGCTCAGCCTTTCCCCCAGCGCCCGGTGCGCATCATCGTCGCGTTCACGTCGGGCACCGCCGCCGACATCGTGGCGCGCCAGCTTGCCGAGAAGCTGACCGGCAGCTTCGGCAAGCAGGTGGTGGTCGAGAACCGCGACGGTGCGTCGGGAACGATCGGCGCGGGCCTTGCGGCCGGCGCGACGCCCGACGGTCACACCATGCTCATCGCGTCGACGTCGATCGTGGTGAGCCCGCTCCTCATCAAGAACCTGCCGTACGACGTCTTCCGCGATTTCGCGCCGGTGGCGAGCATCGCGACGTTTCCGACGGTGCTGGTCACCGGCACGCAGGTCGCGGCGTCGTCGCCGTCGGAGCTGATCGCGTACGCCAGGGCGAACCCGCGCAAGCTCAACTACGGCACCGCCGGGCGCGGCTCGGCGAGCCACCTCTCCGCCGAGCTCATGCGCTCGATGGCGAACCTCGAGATCGTCGAAGTGCCGTACCGGGTGACGGCGCAGGCGCTCGGGGACACGATCTCGGGCCAGGTCGCGATGTACTTCCCGAACCTCGCCGCGGCGGTGCCGAACATCAAGGCGGGACGCCTCAAGGCGCTCGCAGTGACGAGCGCCAAACGCACCCAGGCCGCCCCCGACATACCGACCATGGCCGAGACGCTCCCCGGCTACGAAGCGGCCAGCTGGTACGGCCTCATCGTGCCGTCGCGCACGCCGAAGGCCGTCGTCGGCACGCTGAACACCCACGTCGTGAAAGCGCTCCAGCTCCCCGACGTGCAACAGCGCTTTCTCAACCTCGGCGGCGACATCGCGAGCGGTAGCGCGGACGAATTGGCCCGCACGATGAAGAACGGCGCGCAGAAATGGGCGAAGCTCGTGCGCGAGATCGAAACGCAGGGCCGCTGA
- a CDS encoding VOC family protein, whose translation MTVKLNHTIVHAHDKRASADFFSQVFGLGAPVAFGPFLDVETANEVTLAFLETDDEIQTQHYAFLVSEDEFDAIFARVKDRGLTWWADPMRSQPGRINTRDGGRGCYFEDPAGNLLEIITRPYGA comes from the coding sequence ATGACCGTCAAGCTCAATCACACCATCGTCCACGCGCATGACAAGCGCGCCTCCGCCGACTTCTTCTCGCAGGTGTTCGGCCTCGGCGCGCCCGTCGCCTTCGGACCGTTTCTCGACGTCGAGACCGCCAACGAGGTGACGCTCGCCTTCCTCGAAACCGACGACGAAATCCAGACGCAGCACTACGCGTTTCTGGTGAGCGAGGACGAGTTCGACGCGATCTTCGCGCGCGTAAAGGACCGCGGGCTCACCTGGTGGGCCGATCCGATGCGCTCGCAGCCGGGCCGCATCAACACGCGCGACGGCGGCCGCGGCTGCTACTTCGAGGACCCGGCAGGCAACCTGCTCGAGATCATCACCCGCCCCTACGGCGCCTGA
- a CDS encoding NAD(P)-dependent oxidoreductase: MSVTVGFIGLGNMGNPMAGNVLKNGYAMTVFDKNPRAMENLVAAGAKGAASAAEVLERSEVVLTCLPGSPEVEALYLGGNGLAELAKKGSALVDLSSVLPSTPRKLEAVLKARGVDFLEAPVSGGVTGARAATLAVMTGGEAAVLERVRPILACIGPNLYHVGPAGAGNTVKAINNMMSSVNALAMMEGLIVGVKAGLDLKTVADIVKTSSGNSNALARVDRALIPRNFEPGFKVQLMNKDLDTFNTIARELHVPVSFANVAQRYQQAALAAGLGEKDTSVIFTVIERLAGLSKS, translated from the coding sequence ATGAGCGTCACCGTCGGTTTCATCGGTCTGGGCAACATGGGCAATCCCATGGCGGGCAACGTGCTGAAGAACGGTTACGCGATGACCGTCTTCGACAAGAACCCGCGCGCGATGGAGAACCTCGTCGCCGCAGGTGCGAAAGGCGCGGCATCCGCGGCCGAAGTGCTCGAGCGCTCGGAAGTAGTGCTCACGTGCCTGCCGGGCTCGCCCGAAGTCGAAGCGCTGTATCTGGGCGGCAACGGGCTGGCAGAGCTTGCGAAAAAGGGTTCTGCGCTGGTCGATCTGTCGAGCGTGCTGCCGTCGACGCCGCGCAAGCTCGAAGCGGTGCTCAAGGCGCGAGGCGTGGACTTCCTCGAAGCGCCGGTGAGCGGCGGCGTCACCGGGGCGCGCGCGGCGACGCTGGCGGTCATGACCGGCGGCGAGGCGGCGGTGCTCGAGCGCGTACGGCCGATCCTCGCGTGCATCGGGCCCAACCTCTATCACGTCGGCCCGGCGGGCGCGGGCAATACCGTGAAAGCGATCAATAACATGATGTCCTCGGTCAACGCGCTGGCGATGATGGAAGGGCTCATCGTCGGCGTGAAAGCCGGCCTGGACCTGAAGACCGTCGCGGACATCGTGAAGACGAGCAGTGGCAACAGCAACGCGCTCGCGCGCGTCGACCGTGCGCTCATCCCGCGCAACTTCGAGCCGGGGTTCAAGGTGCAGCTCATGAACAAAGACCTCGACACCTTCAACACCATCGCGCGCGAGCTGCACGTGCCGGTGAGCTTCGCGAACGTCGCGCAGCGCTACCAGCAGGCGGCGCTCGCGGCGGGGCTGGGGGAGAAGGACACGAGTGTGATATTTACGGTGATCGAAAGGCTGGCGGGACTTTCGAAAAGCTAA
- a CDS encoding alpha/beta hydrolase encodes MNATADTAPRSRYVDSGGLRLHHLDWGGKGRHPIVLVHGSRLHAHVWDDFGRRFRDRYHVIAVDQRGHGDSAWCGPADYQLEALYRDLRSVVEAQGLTRYTLIGHSLGGRVSMLYASRHQADIERLVLVDITPGRASVPAATQSGNGAQPRDFATVEAAVDYLSRAMSRAPRSLVEESVRHGLRRNDEGRHVWKYDPVLFRQRVPLPPGVDLWDAMSTVNVPTLLQYGSESDVVNAELAERLRATMPRCTVERIEGAGHGLFTDRPDAFSESVERFLTRS; translated from the coding sequence TTGAACGCCACCGCGGATACGGCGCCCCGCAGCCGCTATGTCGACAGCGGCGGATTGCGCCTGCACCACCTCGACTGGGGCGGCAAAGGGCGGCACCCGATCGTGCTCGTCCACGGCAGCCGGCTGCATGCGCACGTCTGGGACGATTTCGGGCGCCGGTTCCGCGACCGCTATCACGTCATCGCGGTCGACCAGCGCGGTCACGGAGACAGTGCGTGGTGCGGGCCGGCCGACTACCAGCTCGAGGCGCTCTATCGCGACCTGCGCTCGGTGGTCGAAGCGCAAGGCCTCACGCGCTACACGCTGATCGGCCATTCGCTCGGCGGCCGGGTGTCCATGCTCTACGCGAGCCGGCACCAGGCGGACATCGAGCGGCTCGTGCTCGTCGACATCACGCCCGGGCGTGCTTCGGTGCCGGCCGCGACGCAGAGCGGCAACGGCGCACAGCCTCGGGACTTCGCGACCGTAGAAGCGGCGGTCGATTATCTCTCGCGTGCGATGTCGCGGGCGCCGCGCAGCCTGGTCGAGGAAAGCGTGAGGCACGGCCTGCGCAGGAACGACGAGGGTCGCCATGTGTGGAAATACGACCCGGTGCTCTTCAGGCAGCGTGTGCCGCTGCCGCCCGGTGTCGACCTGTGGGACGCGATGAGCACCGTGAACGTGCCGACCTTGCTCCAGTACGGCAGCGAGAGCGACGTGGTGAACGCCGAGCTCGCGGAGCGGCTGCGCGCGACGATGCCGCGCTGCACGGTCGAGCGCATCGAAGGGGCGGGACACGGGCTCTTCACCGACCGGCCCGACGCCTTCAGCGAAAGCGTCGAGCGCTTCCTCACGCGCTCGTGA
- a CDS encoding MmgE/PrpD family protein, with protein sequence MASISRQLAQWIANLKYEDLPPAVVDRAKGVTLHGIASALVGSQSKAGKHAVDFVTEEESTAKNGATLLVYGTKVTRGGAAYANSEMQMSGGKLDSFRMLTHPGTSIIPAALIAAETAGANGKDTLTGIAAAYETTERLAAEFIPTVMARGFHPSPVFGIFGAAIAAAKVMKLNEDQINSAIGLCASLAGSNPELGRSGGKMLREGAAVRNAMLAVSLAQRGHDTGDTVLEGDAGFYHAYAGNNAGNLTYSFTGDVKASLAKITEGLGKDWIFLETLYRIYSTAGYNIAHVDVTAQVCRENDIEPADIDRIEAVVNWLETQYPSPAFPARKETGKARAGGTAYFTAYGAVARGYPVERPQTADMSGPDVPREVLDLMNRVTIIPSNEMTLFGPRITVFTKDGKSYTRQGTGREFVWDFDEEVKRIRGVLPVIPIPASQFDQIIETCRTLDKAERADKLVQLTLR encoded by the coding sequence ATGGCATCGATCAGCCGGCAGCTCGCGCAGTGGATCGCGAATCTCAAATACGAGGACCTACCGCCGGCGGTCGTCGACCGCGCCAAGGGCGTAACGCTGCACGGCATCGCGTCGGCGCTCGTGGGCTCGCAGAGCAAGGCCGGCAAGCACGCGGTCGATTTCGTCACCGAGGAAGAATCGACGGCGAAGAACGGCGCGACGCTCCTCGTGTACGGCACCAAGGTCACGCGCGGCGGCGCGGCTTACGCCAACTCCGAGATGCAGATGTCGGGCGGCAAGCTCGACTCGTTCCGCATGCTCACGCATCCCGGCACGAGCATCATCCCCGCCGCGCTCATCGCGGCGGAGACGGCGGGTGCGAACGGCAAGGACACGCTCACCGGCATCGCGGCTGCGTACGAGACGACCGAGCGCCTCGCCGCCGAGTTCATCCCGACCGTCATGGCGCGCGGCTTCCACCCGAGCCCGGTGTTCGGCATCTTCGGCGCGGCGATCGCCGCGGCGAAGGTGATGAAGCTCAATGAAGACCAGATCAACAGCGCGATCGGCCTCTGCGCGAGCCTCGCCGGCAGCAACCCCGAACTGGGCCGCAGCGGCGGCAAGATGCTGCGTGAAGGCGCGGCGGTGCGCAACGCGATGCTCGCGGTGTCGCTCGCACAGCGCGGGCACGACACCGGCGACACCGTGCTCGAAGGCGACGCGGGCTTCTATCACGCGTATGCGGGCAACAACGCCGGAAACCTCACTTACAGCTTCACCGGCGACGTGAAAGCGAGCCTGGCGAAGATCACCGAGGGACTCGGCAAGGACTGGATCTTTCTCGAGACGCTGTATCGCATCTACTCGACCGCGGGCTACAACATCGCGCACGTCGACGTGACGGCGCAGGTGTGCCGCGAGAACGACATCGAGCCGGCGGACATCGACCGCATCGAAGCGGTCGTGAACTGGCTCGAGACGCAGTATCCGAGCCCCGCTTTCCCCGCGCGCAAGGAGACGGGCAAGGCGAGGGCGGGCGGCACCGCGTATTTCACCGCCTACGGGGCGGTCGCGCGCGGCTATCCGGTCGAGCGTCCGCAGACCGCGGACATGTCCGGCCCCGACGTGCCGCGCGAAGTGCTCGACCTCATGAACCGCGTGACGATCATTCCCTCGAACGAGATGACGCTGTTCGGGCCGCGCATCACCGTCTTCACGAAAGACGGCAAGAGCTACACGCGCCAGGGCACGGGACGCGAGTTCGTCTGGGATTTCGACGAAGAGGTGAAGCGCATCCGCGGCGTGCTGCCGGTCATACCGATACCCGCGTCACAGTTCGACCAGATCATCGAGACCTGCCGCACGCTCGACAAAGCCGAGCGGGCGGACAAGCTGGTTCAGCTCACGCTCAGGTAG
- a CDS encoding VOC family protein has protein sequence MGKLRHIAIAVPDTDAAAKFYEQAFGMQRVRESTSAILMSDGVISLAILDNKNSHEALGATGLHHFGVIAENVDDTAAKAEAAGAIYADKDENVAKRFANRGQVQQNGELTAEARRQEQRKYVDPNGVKFDIVNDMHARNSWRLPV, from the coding sequence ATGGGTAAGCTCCGCCACATCGCGATCGCCGTTCCGGACACCGACGCCGCCGCGAAGTTCTACGAGCAGGCGTTCGGCATGCAGCGCGTGCGCGAGTCGACGAGCGCGATCCTGATGTCCGACGGCGTGATCAGCCTGGCGATACTCGACAACAAGAACAGTCACGAAGCGCTCGGCGCGACCGGCCTGCACCACTTCGGCGTCATCGCCGAGAACGTCGACGACACCGCGGCCAAGGCCGAGGCCGCCGGCGCGATCTACGCGGACAAGGACGAGAACGTCGCCAAGCGCTTCGCGAATCGCGGGCAGGTCCAGCAGAACGGCGAGCTCACCGCCGAAGCGCGCCGGCAGGAGCAGCGCAAATACGTCGATCCGAACGGGGTGAAGTTCGACATCGTCAACGACATGCACGCGCGCAACTCGTGGCGGCTGCCGGTTTGA